caattttgttttcttccATCGCCCTTAATGCATTCCCTCATTCTTTCATGCTTCGACTCCCtttcccttctctctctctttctcgctcgctcgctctttcgCTCTCTGTGTGTCATCTTTCATCTCTCGCTCGTGATCATCGGTTTCTCCCTCTTTTCTAACAATGTCTTTCTTCAGTTCTAGTTCTGCCTGTGCTTCTAAAGTCGAGACTTTCGATGATCTGCTGCTGTTCtcttatatttgttttttttttttcgcaaagcAGACCACCGTGGGGCGTTCGCGCCgcattatgtatttttattcctttcgttccttttttttcctcgttttgtTACTTCTcacgcgcggcgcggcgcagtTCGAATAAGATTCAATggaagtgtgtgtgtgtgtgtgtgttatcTACAAAATATCTTAATTACTCGCTAATTACAGCACAAAACatgcaaatataaaaatttgcattatattatcgttaatatttatatatataatcgtCACCCCGATATTATCGTTCCGTATCGCACCATTTTAAGGTTCGTCAaacagatttttttttatatagttttgtCTCAATCGTCATCTCTCGGttttctttatatattattatgctGCTAAtaatcgtttgtttcttttccctttctCACCCTCTCATACTCTCGACGTcatcgtattttctccctttccCTCTCCCTCTATCGCTACCCCACCCCTCTATATCTCCTCCACGATTATTTCACTCATCGTCTCGACCCTTCTTTCTCGTCAGTCCCACCTCCTTTTCTTTTCATTAACTATGTAAATATCTTACACTATCGATATTATTCCAATTCACGAAGGGGGGAAAGGTATATCCGACGTGTTGCATCGCGGAAAAAGTATACCTTAACTCGCTGCTAACACCAATAATTAACTTTCTTACTTCTTCGAGATTACTCGATATAAAACTACAACCACACGCTGCCACGGCGTTTATATATCGACACTTTGTTCCTTTTACACATTCTATAACCATCCCGCGTTTCCATTATTTTTTCGCTGCTCAATGTGTATTATTCCTTCCCTATCtccctctctcttactctcactctttctacacctttctacgtttctgtcgcgttttctctttctcgctctctctctctctctttctctctctctctctctctctctctctctctctctcgcccgttctctctctctttctctcgttctctctcttgtATTCTCTAAAGAATTAGCAGCCACTATAATATAGCTGTCTTTTTGTCACCTTGGGAAAAAGATCATCATTTTACACAAGGGAGGCTAAACAAACACGGATAAACACATCCGCGAGCccaaaagaaaaaggagaatacCGTCTTAACAAAGTTACGCGCCCCTGGAACACTGGAACAACACACGAGCAACGATTGCGGCCACCTGCTGATCCAGAATTTGACTCATCACCAGGGCGAGTAGCCGGGATTCATGTTGTAAGAGTAGAGTTCTGTTGTCCGGATGCCTGGCGAGGTTCAGCAAGGTGCCAGCCGCACGTCGCAGCATATCCAAGCTGGTGCCCATCGACTCGGGATTGTCACGTAACGCGGCCAAACCGTGCTGATTCGCGACTCCCAGGGCGCTCGACTCTGCTTGCTCAATGAATGCCACTAGCAGCGCGACACAAGGTGTCTGCAGGGCAATCGTGCGCGCTACACCGCTGTCGGCCGCGGACAGAAAGTGCAACAAATTAACGCCGAATTCACGCAGCACCTGCTCTTCGCTTCGACAAAGTAGCCTGGTTAATACGGAGCAGAGTCTCTGGAGTCGTGAGTACGGCGGCGTCGCGACGACCAGATCCACGTTACATTCCGTGACACAAAGTTTGCACAGAGCCTCCAGTGCCAACCTCTGTGGCGACAGAGACGAATTCGGGCCAACTGTGGGAAAAGGATCTTGACCGTGAGCGGCCGGACACACTGCCCAATGTAACAGCCCATCCAAAACCGGCCGTGATATCTCTTCCGGATGTTGACTTAGATCCATATGTCCGGCTATGTTCGCCGCCATTACGAGCACATTTTCTCTGATGTGATGCAGGAAATCCCACCACCATTCGCTCTCACCTTGCAGGCTGCTGCAAGAGTCCGCGAAATCCGCGTCCTCCTCTCGATCGTAATTGCGCGTCTTTTGCGTCCTGACTGGATGCTCGTGATGCAATAATAATAGTTTCCCAAGAAGGCTCAAGTATGTTACATTCTTCGCGAATTCGGCCTCGTTGCCCGGTATGAACGTGAGATTCCTTAAAATTGTGGATAGACAGACGCAACGTCGAGCTAGGCTGTCTTGAGTCTCGGTGACGAGATACAAACTCGCTTCGTCCCTTGAGTAACTCTCGTCTTCGTAATCGCTTATTCGTCTCCTTTTCAACGTTCCCGCTGGATCTCTTATTTTTAATCTTGGTCCCTCCTTATTATCGTCGTCTTTCGTTGTCGACTCTTGCTCCTCGTTCTCCACTTTGATCATAGTTTTCTCCAGCTCAACGCTGTTCGTCGCATCGTTCAGTCCATTCTGCGTCGGAATGAGTTCCTCATCGGTCTTCTGTATGTCCGCGAAGTGCTCGCCCATATTGTTGTTCACTTTCGCCTCAGTTTCGCATTCCTTCTTGAATCCGTCGTTCTTTTTCTCAAATAACTCTCTCGTAAGATCGTTCATCTCCACCGGCTCTTTCTTGATCCTCGATAGAACATCACTTAAggtcttcgttttcttcttcttgtcaaattgtttcttttcgctGGTGTCTTTCGGCTTTTCGCCAGGCTCGGTAGCCTTTTGTGAAAACTCCGGTGTCTCGAGCGTACCGGAATCTACTTTGGTTTCATCCTTTGAATCCGTACATTCCACCTCTTTCTGGAGCAAAGGCGGCTTCTCGTCTCTGAGGAGACGTGCGAACGGTACCGATCCTAGTTCCGATTGAAAGCAGGTTACTATGTACTTGGTGGTGTTAATATCAACCTGCCAAGGCTCAGTTTCCGATTCGCAATCCTGATGATCCCAAGTCCTTCGTGTATCTAGGACAAACAGATCCTCGTCCCTTGGGACGATTTTTACTGGACGACCCCttctcgataaaaatgtataattcgACGTTGAAAGTAGTTTGGTTCGATCCTCGGGATCGATGGGACGTGTTACAGCGCCAAGATCAACTTCAGGACCATCTGCTGATTGGTTCCAGTTGCGATCGTCTTCATTCACCAACGGTGATTCGAACATGTCGGATAGAGAGCGCGAGAAATGTTCTAGCAGAACATCCAACAACCCCGGCAAGTGCGTCAACCCGAAATAACTTACCTATAGatgtttttgttacaagttagtGTTTACGTTCATTAAATCTTGAGAAGTAAGAACAAAAATATCAAACTTACAGAAGAATCGtcgaataataaaatgtttagtaCGTCGAGAGCCCAACAGCTTTCAGCTAATAGGCCTGACCGTAAAGCCATCATAATACGCCAAGCTTCTACAGGTGCCACGTCAGCTCGCGTGAGTTTCCGCCGCTTGTAAAGAAGTGGAGTTACTGCTTCCACACTGTCGGGAGGGAATGTCATTTCTCTCTTTGATGTAGGCTGTTGACTGATCATAGGATTTATCCCAAGCTGATTCTGTAAATAAGATTCGTTTTTATCCttcgttcgaaatgaaaaataaaaatattatatagacAATGTAAATTGCTTTCTAAATAAAAACATTGATTAAACAAATAAAGTACCTGATGATTTCCAGGTGCAGGATAAAGAGGGGACGGTTGATTTGTATAACGATGATCCCACGGTGGAGGAGCATGTGCTATAGCATTTAAAGTTGGCTGAGGTGTGGTTCTATTTGGCTGTTGATTAACCCACTGTTGACTACTAGCAATTCCTCCTGGCGCAGGTGTAGAGGAAACAGGACCAACTGGTGGCGTTTGTTGCTGtgactgttgctgctgttgcggcGTTTGCGACTGCGGTTGCTGAGATGGATATTGAACCCTATTGTTCCCACTACTGCTATTGTACTGGTTGGTTGTATTTGGCCATCCTGTAATCACAAAAATGACGTACAGTATATAATAAAACGTTTGtttaaaactttgaaaaaacaaaaaaaaaaggaaattccttgtataataaattgaattattGACGGAACAATTGATTTACCTGGATACGTTGGTCGTTGTTGATTATACTGAGGATACTGTTGGTCTTTGGCAAAGTCAGGGTGGCGCCTAGGCGGGTTTGGAcctggtggtggcggtggcatATTTTTATTCGCACTCGCACCACCTGAATATATCTGTGTCCCCGCGGGAGCTCCATATCCACCCTTTAGTATGGATTATATTTGGTTCAATGATGCAAtagaatattaaagaaaaatattcaaaagagATATGAGATTAAAACATAAAAGACACAAAATCAAGATGACGTCACCTGTTCCTGCCGGTAGTAATCTTGAGGGCAAGAATAGGATGAAGCAGCAGAAGACTGGGAAGGCGAAGAAGGTTGACTGGTAGCTGTTTGTTGCGGTACAGTAGCCGGATGTGATTGCGGCGCAGATGGATAACTATTACTTCTTGCATTAGGTGGTGTTCCCGCTGGGTAGTTTGCAGGCTGTTGACTACTGCTATATCTATTGTATATATCCTGACCACTGGCGTTGTTTGGTGGCATGTTTCCTCCAGGATATCCTCTGTAAAGAAGTTAAAGTTATATTTCATTCTTTTCACATAAACTCTTGTACATAAGTTTTATTTCTGACCTGTCAACATCTGGTACATAAGGTGAATAATGCGACCTAGGTGAATAAGGTTGATTGAACTCTCCCTGTTGGGACAATGTATTTCCCTGAGGTCGAATGTACTGATCTTGAGGATAGTTTTGGTAGGAACCTGTATTCTGGTAACTGCCTTGTTGTATACCTTAAATGCAAGCAAGTTTGTATTAAGGGTATATCGCGAAAGATTTATTAATTGTAACACTATTACaaataaaaacgagaaaaaaaataataacagtgAGGAATATTGACGGGCAGGAAAAATGTATTTCATCATAAGTCGTGAAAGGAGATAAGGAAGAGAGAGGTACCTGGGGTTCGTAGTGGACCAGGGTAGGGCGTTGCGTTCAACTTGCGAGGAAGGCGTCCCACGCCGTTGTCGAACGGTTTCACGCTATTCTGCCCGCCCTGGTTCGAACCACCTGCCAGAACATTATTCTCTCAACCGCAATTCCTTTCACAAAATCGTACAACTATTAGGTTGATGAGTTTCGCGTggattattttcaacgatacaTACACCAACCTAATACATTGTTTTTAATAAAAGCAATATATATTGACATACAAGAATGAAGTACACATTCTTTACCTTGATGAGGAGAAGGAGCACTACTCTGGCTGGGAGGTCTAGGAGGAGGAGGTGTGTACTCTGCAGAAGGTCCTCCGGGTGTACCGCCAGTATAACCACTCTGGTAACTTCCATAACCATCCATGGAAGCATTGCTCGATCCAGCAGCAGGGAAGGAATCTTGTGAATTAGAAGACCCtgaaaaaacgaagaatataACGATTTTATTACTTGACTGAAATAAGTTTCAAATATtgttttacgaaaatattttcaacatttaCCTGGCGAAGGTACAGAGGCAGTTCCCTTCGATGCTTTCTTTTTCGAACCAGCTTCAACTTGATTTATAATGGGCTGAGGATCTACACCTCCGCGATCGAAGTGACATTCGTATGCCAACAAATGCTTTGTATAGTGTTTTCGCAGCGTGTATGCTGCACTACTGCTCGCGCCGATGCCAAGTAAACCAGCTATGTCTTTCCACGTTTTGTTCTTTGTTACCTATAGAGAATTAACGTCATTTTTCCTCGTTAGTCCTTGTGCCAAGCTTTCCAGAACAAAATCCAAACAGCAAAAATCTGCATCTCGAAAACGCAAAATAAAAAACACGTGGAAAAAAATCATTACGGCGACTAATCTAAGAGAAATGAAATACCGGCTTGGTAAAGTAACCAGCTCTTTTCTTTATGTCCAAATGCTTCGACTCCTGACCATGCAAgtgtgaaaaacgaaacgaacagaCAAGAGTacaatcgaaacgaattaccgtTATTATATCGATATTAAAAGATTATCTTCGTTGATTATTAGAATAATTCCATATAGCACCAAGGTTTGTAGATCAGGGCGTTTTCCATACGCGTTGAATGACTACTTCAAGAAAAGACGTGTTAAGGCTTCTTTGTTTTTCCTCATACTTCATACAGTAtacaagaaaaggaaaaaagaaacactaatagcaaaaaaaaaagaaaatacaatgtGATCATGCACAATTCAGCACAAACATAAAGAAGCGTGTTCTGTAGTGTATCAAAGTACTTCAACGACTGTCGATACTTTAAAATGCCAAAAAAAAACTTGGGTGAAAATCACCTAAGTTGTAAATATTTGGCATCTCGATGTGTatacacaatatttaaaaagaaaatgtgaACACATAGAGACAATAAAAAAAACTACGTAGACACCGAGGGCTAGATGGAACTACACTGCACCTTGCATACCTCCATGAAGCCCCCCCTCTCTTTCACGTAGAGGTATAGCCGAAATAGGTCGAGGGGGTTCTTGGAGATGGTAGGACAGCTTGTAATtggtgttcttcgttcttccatAAAGTTAACTAATTTGTCCAGCCATGTTCTTCGTTCCATTGAGTCATCCATTTCGTACAGCTTTGCCAAACTGTCTGATTTCTGCAATAATCATTGGTGACATCCGTTAGCTTTCTCTTTAATAagtataaaacacgatttttctgaaATTTTGAGGTACTATTTCTAAAAACGTATGTTACATGTATACTTTCATATTATTATATGTTACAAACTTGAAAccgttattatttttgtttgaatATGTTAAGTGCTGCCGTAACCCACAGTTTTCATGCAGTAAGTGCTGTCTTTAAGAATTATATCTTAAACAATGATTGAACATACGAAACGAATTGAATGTATCATGCAGCTATGCGAAGCAAAGTAATGTAAAAGTTCTTTCAATGATTAAAAAAATaagcaaataaaatattcatagtATTTTTCATGTCctaaatttcaatttgtatGTTTATCAAAGTTAATATGTAGTGAGTGTATGAGAATATGTACCCACTGTCCATTTGTTTTAATGactacattattaataattaaaaaaaaaaaaaaatacatagaaaACATACTATTACTTTATGACACGTAAATAAAAGGATGATACATGaatgtttttgtaaaaatatgacATTGAAAAGGGAAACATTATGATGACATATAAAGGACATTTGCCAAGCAAATACAAAGATTTATCGGGATTAAACAAAGCTCGAAGCATTCAGTGTAAGTAGTATCTTTTGCAACAGTATAATAAATACTTATAGTGAAAAAACAGTAACCTTAGATCTGTACGGGTCTTGAGGCACATGACTGTTAAAAAcctgtaaaatatataaaatattgaaaaatcgaaaaaactgcagtataaaaatattaaccctGAATCGTATATCTTTCACAGAATTTTGATGTGGAGACATTAAACATGCATATAAAGGTACAAATATACATACGAAGTAGTGAACTGTTATGTCAAACTTTTAAGAAccatacaataaaataaaatacatacaggACTAGCAGGAGTACGTGGCCAACCAGGACTGTTCATATCAGGATATTCTTCATGTATCGAATTGATACTCGCTGCACCAGGAGATGGAACTGTACTTTGCGGTGTAGTTGGATGGCTATGATACCCTCCTATCATTTCTTTCCGAACCTTTGGTGTAAATGCTGGATCTTCTCCAGAAGCTACATTaacataaatttatatatcttcccatgaaaaaaaaaaaaaaaaaacttaacttTTAACATTATATACTAACCAGCCGATGCATTTGATAATGTAGATTGTTGAGATCCTTCATCTAAAGATGTTCCATCAGGGCCAGTTGTTATTACAGATGTAACAGTACCACTCGAGGTGGATGTGACATTAATCGCTGATGTTCCTAGAAAAACAATATAGTTTTTAAAAAAAGTGAATTAATGCAAGTactaagaaaaaaattttttgctaagaaatacaaatacctgaAGCAGTAGTAGTTATGCCACTGTCATTAGAGGTTTCAGTAGTAAGATCTGCAGAACTGTGACTGGTTGGTGTTGGTGTCGAAGTTGGATGTGAATTAGGAGTAGTACTCGGTGGAGGCATTGGACTTCCTTCATGGTTGAGAGGTGGTGTGGCTGCAGGAGTATGTAAATGCGGCACAGCAGAGCTTGTTGGAGGTGGCTGACTGCTGACATGGTTAGGTGATGGCGGGGGAGGTCCCATAGAGCTTGTCGGAGGTCCCATATTACCAATTACAGCCACTCCAGGAGTACCTGGTGGTACCATACCTGTTGTACTACTACCTCCATAAACTTGAGGTGATCCCGGGCTAGGTGGCATTCCCGGTGGTACGCTATTAAATCCCATTTTAtgctaaaaacaaaaaatatattatcatcGAATAAACTAAGGAGTGCGCAATTTTCACACTGTTCTTTAATGTTGTTGAACAAGCTTACCGTGTATGGAGGATATTGCACCAAATTATTGGGTCTATTAGGAGCCTGATATTGATTGTTAGGTGGTGGTTGTGAATTAGCTGGCGATGGATAACCTTGTGGAAATTGTACATGTGGACGTGGAGGTGGATAGGTACTTTGCGCATGATAACCTCCAGGCTGACCGGCAGCCGTTCCACCAGCTGCATATCCCATCCCACCACCCATTGGGTTTATTCCACCAAGACTTGTTGAACCAGGTCCTGGTTGAACGACACCAGGACCAGTGTTATTCATTTTATAGCTATGCATATGTGGTGAAGGACCCAATGGCTGCTGGTATGCTCCTGGAAGATAAACATTTCCATTGTAAATGTTTTACATAAAAAGTAgaactttttcctttttcatataaaattaattaaatgttttatagtattatttatttaccttGAGTTGCCATAGGAGAATGACTCATTCGTGCTGGTCCACTACCATCTGACTGGCTACTTGACGGGCGTGGAGGCATCTGAACGTTTTGTTGGCCTACAAAAAGAAACATAAAGCCTTGTTTAAAGAATTAAAAGATTAACTAAAATTTCAATTGAGGTACAATTCAGTGTATTGATAGAGCATAACtagtatatttattttgtaattgtcCAATATAATTACTTCATAAAACAAAATGAGAACTCAAAATGCACAAACCAACAGCAGGGGACATCGAGCGAGAACCTGTGGATCCTGTAGGTGAAGGGGTTGGTCTCATCCCCTGTGAATTTGGTGTTCCTGGACAAGCTGGTCCATTCGAACTATCATTACTATTTTGTCCAGACAATTCCTGCAATAAAAGAGATAGAGAAATGTATTacacaaataaaaattcaacaaatacacaatattaaaaacgtaaaaaaattttaattgaataaTATTGTATCTTGTGCCtataaatttattcaattattgtatttatttacaatgatTTACAAAATCTATATTAACGTGCCGCATAACATTAAAATGGAATGAATAAAAAGCTACTGCAGTAAACGGCAATATACAGGAAAGGGTTATGTGCACAAAAGTCACTCTTAGGCAATCGTTCGATGTGTTATTTCTTGTATCGTTTTTCGATCAATTTACTCGATCGCGCGCCTCACTGACACGATTAAAGACGGATTAAAGAACCGATAAAAtaacaaagtaaataaataaataaataaataaaaataaaagaataaatcttggtgaaaaacgatcgacgaaaaaggACACTTTTCAAGATATACAAGTTATTCtgtacgtaacacgttttaATCGCTGTCATATTTTGACCACGATAAAATTGGGAATGTACACTACACGCGGTATTCGATGTACTAATCGTACGGTGCAACATAACACGTCATATACACAGGCACATGTTTCAATGATATTCATTCTTTTGCATGTGCATTTGCGTATATATACACGTAACACTTCGCACAGGTCGTCACAATGATACattgagaacgagagagagaagggaGGGAGAggtagatagaaagatagatagataaatggagagagcgagagcgagagagaatacCAAGATGTAAAGAAAGATGGAGGGATAGGCAAAAGATAGACAGATAAATGGATAG
This window of the Ptiloglossa arizonensis isolate GNS036 chromosome 5, iyPtiAriz1_principal, whole genome shotgun sequence genome carries:
- the Osa gene encoding trithorax group protein osa isoform X5, giving the protein MAATQAESQQNDVKLNESVKCAQKRPQVGGNSASVNTKQQLDPEPGDKVPRGAAQLLKYVNRGGDTGFEMSQYREDIGGHTAGEVKSPREAGQAPQESIGKQEPLDAPGHPNHPGHSFTSNVIRDYSDEYTNKSNEFPSKSLTDYPGKQIPEYVGKHGDFPGKQLDYHGKHLIHESERVHRAEMEEHYAASKIESRLAYVGATPSSFSGQPRFLSGQSISQATGPTPTLNQLLQASTPVHRFHGNYPGMGPEPYQQPWPIQRPPVVPPVYPQPGQRPPQTQGSPRLHAGPGGPSSPTPMPYQQYTQRYSSPTRPHAPYSHHQLNSYTTQTSHPSSLYTEQRGWNQGGPPNPPPPPTNQANPSSQSPQRALSQSPAPPPSASPQPQATGQSQSFHNLQQRSTTPNTQGIDSGELSGQNSNDSSNGPACPGTPNSQGMRPTPSPTGSTGSRSMSPAVGQQNVQMPPRPSSSQSDGSGPARMSHSPMATQGAYQQPLGPSPHMHSYKMNNTGPGVVQPGPGSTSLGGINPMGGGMGYAAGGTAAGQPGGYHAQSTYPPPRPHVQFPQGYPSPANSQPPPNNQYQAPNRPNNLVQYPPYTHKMGFNSVPPGMPPSPGSPQVYGGSSTTGMVPPGTPGVAVIGNMGPPTSSMGPPPPSPNHVSSQPPPTSSAVPHLHTPAATPPLNHEGSPMPPPSTTPNSHPTSTPTPTSHSSADLTTETSNDSGITTTASGTSAINVTSTSSGTVTSVITTGPDGTSLDEGSQQSTLSNASAASGEDPAFTPKVRKEMIGGYHSHPTTPQSTVPSPGAASINSIHEEYPDMNSPGWPRTPASPVFNSHVPQDPYRSKKSDSLAKLYEMDDSMERRTWLDKLVNFMEERRTPITSCPTISKNPLDLFRLYLYVKERGGFMEVCKVTKNKTWKDIAGLLGIGASSSAAYTLRKHYTKHLLAYECHFDRGGVDPQPIINQVEAGSKKKASKGTASVPSPGSSNSQDSFPAAGSSNASMDGYGSYQSGYTGGTPGGPSAEYTPPPPRPPSQSSAPSPHQGIQQGSYQNTGSYQNYPQDQYIRPQGNTLSQQGEFNQPYSPRSHYSPYVPDVDRGYPGGNMPPNNASGQDIYNRYSSSQQPANYPAGTPPNARSNSYPSAPQSHPATVPQQTATSQPSSPSQSSAASSYSCPQDYYRQEQGGYGAPAGTQIYSGGASANKNMPPPPPGPNPPRRHPDFAKDQQYPQYNQQRPTYPGWPNTTNQYNSSSGNNRVQYPSQQPQSQTPQQQQQSQQQTPPVGPVSSTPAPGGIASSQQWVNQQPNRTTPQPTLNAIAHAPPPWDHRYTNQPSPLYPAPGNHQNQLGINPMISQQPTSKREMTFPPDSVEAVTPLLYKRRKLTRADVAPVEAWRIMMALRSGLLAESCWALDVLNILLFDDSSVSYFGLTHLPGLLDVLLEHFSRSLSDMFESPLVNEDDRNWNQSADGPEVDLGAVTRPIDPEDRTKLLSTSNYTFLSRRGRPVKIVPRDEDLFVLDTRRTWDHQDCESETEPWQVDINTTKYIVTCFQSELGSVPFARLLRDEKPPLLQKEVECTDSKDETKVDSGTLETPEFSQKATEPGEKPKDTSEKKQFDKKKKTKTLSDVLSRIKKEPVEMNDLTRELFEKKNDGFKKECETEAKVNNNMGEHFADIQKTDEELIPTQNGLNDATNSVELEKTMIKVENEEQESTTKDDDNKEGPRLKIRDPAGTLKRRRISDYEDESYSRDEASLYLVTETQDSLARRCVCLSTILRNLTFIPGNEAEFAKNVTYLSLLGKLLLLHHEHPVRTQKTRNYDREEDADFADSCSSLQGESEWWWDFLHHIRENVLVMAANIAGHMDLSQHPEEISRPVLDGLLHWAVCPAAHGQDPFPTVGPNSSLSPQRLALEALCKLCVTECNVDLVVATPPYSRLQRLCSVLTRLLCRSEEQVLREFGVNLLHFLSAADSGVARTIALQTPCVALLVAFIEQAESSALGVANQHGLAALRDNPESMGTSLDMLRRAAGTLLNLARHPDNRTLLLQHESRLLALVMSQILDQQVAAIVARVLFQCSRGA
- the Osa gene encoding trithorax group protein osa isoform X7; this encodes MTAIKTCYELSGQNSNDSSNGPACPGTPNSQGMRPTPSPTGSTGSRSMSPAVGQQNVQMPPRPSSSQSDGSGPARMSHSPMATQGAYQQPLGPSPHMHSYKMNNTGPGVVQPGPGSTSLGGINPMGGGMGYAAGGTAAGQPGGYHAQSTYPPPRPHVQFPQGYPSPANSQPPPNNQYQAPNRPNNLVQYPPYTHKMGFNSVPPGMPPSPGSPQVYGGSSTTGMVPPGTPGVAVIGNMGPPTSSMGPPPPSPNHVSSQPPPTSSAVPHLHTPAATPPLNHEGSPMPPPSTTPNSHPTSTPTPTSHSSADLTTETSNDSGITTTASGTSAINVTSTSSGTVTSVITTGPDGTSLDEGSQQSTLSNASAASGEDPAFTPKVRKEMIGGYHSHPTTPQSTVPSPGAASINSIHEEYPDMNSPGWPRTPASPVFNSHVPQDPYRSKKSDSLAKLYEMDDSMERRTWLDKLVNFMEERRTPITSCPTISKNPLDLFRLYLYVKERGGFMEVCKVTKNKTWKDIAGLLGIGASSSAAYTLRKHYTKHLLAYECHFDRGGVDPQPIINQVEAGSKKKASKGTASVPSPGSSNSQDSFPAAGSSNASMDGYGSYQSGYTGGTPGGPSAEYTPPPPRPPSQSSAPSPHQGGSNQGGQNSVKPFDNGVGRLPRKLNATPYPGPLRTPGIQQGSYQNTGSYQNYPQDQYIRPQGNTLSQQGEFNQPYSPRSHYSPYVPDVDRGYPGGNMPPNNASGQDIYNRYSSSQQPANYPAGTPPNARSNSYPSAPQSHPATVPQQTATSQPSSPSQSSAASSYSCPQDYYRQEQGGYGAPAGTQIYSGGASANKNMPPPPPGPNPPRRHPDFAKDQQYPQYNQQRPTYPGWPNTTNQYNSSSGNNRVQYPSQQPQSQTPQQQQQSQQQTPPVGPVSSTPAPGGIASSQQWVNQQPNRTTPQPTLNAIAHAPPPWDHRYTNQPSPLYPAPGNHQNQLGINPMISQQPTSKREMTFPPDSVEAVTPLLYKRRKLTRADVAPVEAWRIMMALRSGLLAESCWALDVLNILLFDDSSVSYFGLTHLPGLLDVLLEHFSRSLSDMFESPLVNEDDRNWNQSADGPEVDLGAVTRPIDPEDRTKLLSTSNYTFLSRRGRPVKIVPRDEDLFVLDTRRTWDHQDCESETEPWQVDINTTKYIVTCFQSELGSVPFARLLRDEKPPLLQKEVECTDSKDETKVDSGTLETPEFSQKATEPGEKPKDTSEKKQFDKKKKTKTLSDVLSRIKKEPVEMNDLTRELFEKKNDGFKKECETEAKVNNNMGEHFADIQKTDEELIPTQNGLNDATNSVELEKTMIKVENEEQESTTKDDDNKEGPRLKIRDPAGTLKRRRISDYEDESYSRDEASLYLVTETQDSLARRCVCLSTILRNLTFIPGNEAEFAKNVTYLSLLGKLLLLHHEHPVRTQKTRNYDREEDADFADSCSSLQGESEWWWDFLHHIRENVLVMAANIAGHMDLSQHPEEISRPVLDGLLHWAVCPAAHGQDPFPTVGPNSSLSPQRLALEALCKLCVTECNVDLVVATPPYSRLQRLCSVLTRLLCRSEEQVLREFGVNLLHFLSAADSGVARTIALQTPCVALLVAFIEQAESSALGVANQHGLAALRDNPESMGTSLDMLRRAAGTLLNLARHPDNRTLLLQHESRLLALVMSQILDQQVAAIVARVLFQCSRGA